The DNA segment AGGGTGTATTGTGGTGGAGGGTCACTGTGCCATCACAATTCAAGCTTCTTTTCCTACTGCTCAAAACTACTGAACAGTTATCAAATCCCAAAAGAACCTCAAAACATCATGCTTCCCTGTGATTATCTGATGTAATCAATAGTTGGGTGTGTGTGTGGAATTGTCAACATTAAATAATATGGTGGACAATTATATAAACAcgagtttctttctttattCTGATTATTATTTGGTTAATAAAAATATAGAAGCACTAATAAGGAAAGGTCTCGTTCTTGGCTGTTAGACTCGATGCATGCTTTAAAAAACGAGTAAAATATCACACTCGAAGAAGAAAACATAATATTGATAATCCTGGAACCAATCTGTCTTTGAGAAAGGTGTTATATTCTATCTAAATATCTTATCATGGGCGGAATGCCAAGACAGCAACTGGACACAAGTTCCTCCAGTTGGTTCACAGAAAATTTGCTAAAAGAACCCAAGTAAAAACAGAATGAACATGATTATATTGAAATAATTAGACATGCTGGAATTCCGTCAAGAAAACAGATCATTTCCACAAATTGATGaccaaaaaataaatcaaaaggaATTGATGCAAATACATCAGCGACTTAATGTGTTACCTATCAGAACTGATTCCCAAAATGAAACAGCCGAATGATCAAGCACGTTTTCCACTGTTAGGATTTGTTTTTGTGCACAGGATCCATCGTCCCTTTGCACGACGGCGTTTGATGACTGCTCTTCCATCGGTAGTGCTCATACGTTTGCGGAAACCATGAGTCCGAGCCAATGATTTCCTGGACCTGTTCCTCTTGGTTTGACAAAGAAGGTATTTTTTTGCCCTCACCACCAAGCCACGTCTCTTATTAGCCCTCATGCCAATGCTGGGATTCATGTCCAAACCCAATGATAATCCTGAAATTCAGTATAACCAACGTATTTCGCTTCTCAGCGTTCAAAATGTTCTGCTACAATTAAGTTTTCATTGTTTCTTGCACTCGACATATTTGCCATTCATTAATTcaccaaaaaattaaaaaatttgccGAGTATCTTCATGTTTGAATATAACGGACCAACATCCATTCAGTTTAACAGAGTGTACTATATCTAGCATCGGGAGCTACATTTTGTTATTGTATTCATTTCAAGATTCAGAAATATCCTATCTTAATAATTCTTCAAGATTAAATTTCTAAATAAATTCTTCCCCGATTCCTTTTCAAAAATACATATCACATGATCGTAAGAAATGACATCCCTAAGCTCAATCATAATTCCAGTATTCCACACAAGCGGGCAAGGAACAATACCATCAGAACCAAACAACTGAAACAATTAATCAGAACTCTCCCGAGAATTACCAAACAACTAAGAAGCATGCTATCAATACAATAATACCATTATGGCATTATTATTTCACCTAACACCACCAGACAAAAAACCAAAGAAAATCCTAAATTCGATACAGCAAGTAAACCaataattcatgcatacatcATACATTGTCATTAAGCAGAAAATCCACAAGCCCACAAAACAAAATCAcgaaaacccaacaatcaagcCAAGATTATTCCTTTTTCTCACACTGCATTCCAGTAGAAAACTTCCCAAATAAAGACCACATGACCTATTGAGCTATCCAAA comes from the Henckelia pumila isolate YLH828 chromosome 1, ASM3356847v2, whole genome shotgun sequence genome and includes:
- the LOC140875757 gene encoding large ribosomal subunit protein bL34c, encoding MACCVSVGTITCYRGSNVNGATASLSLLTGSRAKSSVSINVKSRAAASSGGMLLHCSFTPSCVLSSTSRSFFSGLSLGLDMNPSIGMRANKRRGLVVRAKKYLLCQTKRNRSRKSLARTHGFRKRMSTTDGRAVIKRRRAKGRWILCTKTNPNSGKRA